One window of Botrimarina mediterranea genomic DNA carries:
- a CDS encoding CAP domain-containing protein yields MSPAEFDKSRPRRIVVLPLPVWRLWALAEAVRSVVMLLCRLVNVALASRHDAQTSQVAAGHQDRRCRQVAEQVFEHLNAYRQAKGLRPLRWNARLEASSLYQSNRMSELGEFAHVLSDGVELNERVERFGYRYRSCGENLFWLLAPTKGMAELAWAMHDGWVHSPGHEANLVGDWVEVGVGVVPDGEGGYYATQNFGRPATPF; encoded by the coding sequence ATGTCTCCTGCTGAATTCGACAAGTCGCGTCCCCGCCGTATCGTTGTGCTGCCGCTGCCGGTTTGGAGGCTCTGGGCCCTCGCGGAGGCAGTCCGAAGCGTCGTCATGCTGCTATGCCGGCTGGTGAACGTCGCGCTGGCCAGCCGTCACGACGCCCAAACTTCCCAGGTCGCCGCCGGGCATCAAGACCGGAGATGCCGCCAAGTTGCCGAGCAGGTCTTTGAACACCTGAACGCCTACCGGCAAGCCAAGGGCCTGAGGCCGCTCCGGTGGAACGCGCGACTCGAAGCATCGTCGCTCTACCAGTCGAACCGCATGAGCGAGCTGGGAGAGTTCGCCCACGTCCTGAGCGATGGCGTTGAGCTGAACGAGCGTGTGGAGCGGTTTGGGTATCGCTACCGGTCTTGCGGCGAGAATCTGTTCTGGCTGCTCGCACCGACGAAGGGGATGGCCGAACTCGCCTGGGCCATGCACGACGGCTGGGTCCACAGCCCCGGGCACGAGGCCAACCTTGTTGGCGATTGGGTGGAGGTGGGCGTTGGCGTCGTCCCCGACGGCGAAGGGGGGTACTACGCCACGCAGAATTTCGGGCGTCCGGCGACGCCGTTCTGA